The following are encoded in a window of Aromatoleum petrolei genomic DNA:
- the nirJ gene encoding heme d1 biosynthesis radical SAM protein NirJ has protein sequence MFRISNFIRELDHPTPVAPRRNPPGPVVIWNLIRRCNLTCKHCYSISADKDFPGELSTADVFRVMDDLKAFRVPVLILSGGEPLLRPDIFEIGRRAKGMGFYVGLSSNGTLIDEGNIDKIADTGFDYVGVSLDGIGATHDKFRRLEGAFEASMAGIRLCLARGIKVGVRYTMTEDNAYDLPALLRLVEDEGIDKFYFSHLNYAGRGNKHRADDARHQTTRDAMELLFETCLDLHRRGIEKDFVTGNNDADGVYLLHWVARRFPEHVEHIRGKLAQWGGNASGVNVANIDNLGVVHPDTMWWHVPLGNVRERKFSEIWSDLANPLMAGLKQHPRTLSGRCGACRYLDICNGSSRVRAQQITGDPWAEDPGCYLDDTEIGIAAGEVVGERVVTTPFVPQRRTA, from the coding sequence ATGTTCCGCATCTCGAACTTCATTCGCGAACTCGACCACCCGACGCCCGTCGCGCCGCGCCGTAATCCGCCCGGCCCCGTCGTCATCTGGAACCTGATCCGACGCTGCAACCTCACCTGCAAGCACTGCTATTCGATCTCGGCCGACAAGGATTTCCCCGGCGAGCTGTCGACCGCCGATGTCTTCCGCGTCATGGACGACCTCAAGGCCTTCCGTGTGCCGGTGCTGATCCTCTCCGGTGGTGAGCCGCTGCTGCGGCCCGATATCTTCGAGATCGGCCGGCGTGCGAAGGGAATGGGCTTCTATGTCGGGCTGTCCAGTAACGGCACGCTGATCGACGAAGGCAATATCGACAAGATTGCCGATACCGGCTTCGACTATGTCGGGGTCAGCCTGGACGGTATCGGAGCAACGCACGACAAGTTCCGGCGCCTGGAAGGCGCCTTCGAGGCCTCGATGGCGGGCATTCGCCTGTGCCTCGCACGAGGCATCAAGGTCGGCGTGCGCTACACGATGACCGAGGACAACGCGTACGACCTGCCGGCGCTACTGCGCCTCGTCGAGGACGAAGGCATCGACAAGTTCTATTTCTCGCACCTCAACTACGCCGGCCGCGGCAACAAGCACCGCGCAGACGACGCCCGACACCAGACCACGCGCGACGCGATGGAGCTGCTTTTCGAAACCTGCCTCGACCTGCATCGGCGTGGTATCGAAAAGGACTTCGTCACCGGCAACAACGATGCCGACGGCGTCTATCTGCTGCACTGGGTCGCCCGACGCTTTCCGGAACATGTCGAGCATATTCGCGGCAAACTCGCGCAGTGGGGCGGCAACGCTAGCGGCGTGAACGTCGCCAACATCGACAACCTCGGCGTCGTCCATCCCGACACCATGTGGTGGCACGTGCCGCTCGGCAACGTCCGCGAGCGAAAGTTCTCGGAGATCTGGAGCGATCTTGCCAATCCGCTGATGGCAGGACTCAAGCAGCATCCGCGGACCCTGTCCGGACGCTGCGGTGCCTGCCGATACCTCGATATCTGCAACGGCAGCTCGCGCGTGCGGGCGCAGCAGATTACCGGCGACCCTTGGGCCGAGGATCCCGGCTGCTACCTGGACGACACCGAAATCGGCATTGCAGCGGGCGAGGTCGTCGGCGAGCGTGTCGTGACCACCCCTTTCGTTCCGCAGCGGCGCACCGCCTGA
- a CDS encoding Lrp/AsnC family transcriptional regulator — translation MARTAADELERRIIVATQGGLPLVSDPWGTVARDLGITPEELLAQIRSMLDRGVIRRIGAVPNHYAIGYTANGMSVWDVADGTIDAVGEWLGSLAAVTHCYRRPRSLPDWPYNLFAMLHGRSHDAVRAELEDIAARLEARFPGACRARDVLFSSAILKKTGLRIAASG, via the coding sequence ATGGCCAGGACCGCAGCAGACGAATTGGAGCGCCGCATCATCGTCGCGACCCAGGGAGGACTGCCCCTTGTGTCCGATCCTTGGGGTACGGTCGCGCGCGACCTCGGGATTACCCCGGAAGAACTGCTCGCGCAAATCCGGTCCATGCTCGATCGCGGTGTGATCCGGCGCATCGGCGCCGTGCCGAACCATTACGCCATCGGTTACACCGCCAACGGCATGAGCGTGTGGGATGTCGCCGACGGAACGATCGACGCCGTCGGTGAGTGGTTGGGTTCGCTTGCCGCCGTTACACATTGCTATCGCAGGCCGCGCAGCCTTCCTGACTGGCCCTACAACCTGTTCGCGATGCTCCACGGCCGCAGTCATGACGCCGTGCGTGCCGAACTCGAAGACATCGCTGCCCGGCTCGAGGCGCGCTTCCCGGGGGCTTGCCGTGCCCGCGACGTGCTGTTCTCGTCAGCGATCCTAAAAAAAACCGGCCTGCGCATCGCCGCATCGGGCTGA
- a CDS encoding Lrp/AsnC family transcriptional regulator codes for MSERRTSRATSVVLDNIDRALINALQGDFPLSQRPFADVGARLGLPEEEVLRRLQRLLDERVLTRFGPMFQIERIGGAFCLAAMSIPEADFDRVAAQVNDFPEVAHNYRREHALNMWFVLATERPDGIADSARRIEAATGVPVFLFPKEREYFVEMKLEA; via the coding sequence ATGAGCGAGCGCCGCACTTCTCGCGCGACGTCTGTGGTGCTCGACAACATCGACCGCGCGCTGATCAACGCGCTGCAAGGCGATTTCCCGCTATCACAGCGACCGTTCGCCGACGTCGGGGCACGTCTTGGGCTCCCGGAGGAGGAGGTCCTCAGGCGTCTGCAGCGGCTCCTCGACGAGCGCGTGCTGACACGCTTCGGCCCCATGTTCCAGATCGAGCGCATCGGCGGGGCGTTCTGCCTTGCTGCGATGAGCATCCCCGAAGCGGACTTCGACCGTGTGGCCGCGCAGGTCAATGATTTTCCCGAAGTTGCGCACAACTACCGGCGCGAACACGCTCTCAACATGTGGTTCGTGCTCGCTACCGAGCGGCCCGACGGCATTGCCGACAGCGCGCGCCGCATCGAGGCGGCGACGGGGGTGCCCGTGTTCCTGTTTCCGAAGGAGCGCGAGTACTTCGTCGAAATGAAGCTGGAGGCGTGA
- a CDS encoding Lrp/AsnC family transcriptional regulator, producing the protein MGCHGAHAVEPEATQIPVTVAGSSIFRLLNDFQRGFPLVDRPFAALAAACGLREDEVLDALHAWRASGVISRVGAVFAPRRIGASALAALAAPAERLEEIAARVSAVAEVNHNYQREHAYNLWFVVTAASSGRLQDIVAGIERDTRCGVIVLPLEEEFHIDLGFDLTGGGAARGGSRDAVILAQPIATEACALPGLERELMRALQDGLPLESRPFDALGRRAGISEAMVIELLERWLAEGIVKRFGIVVRHHELGFHANAMCVWDVPDEGVSRVGRLLAAEQAVTLCYRRRRVLPGWPYNLFCMIHGRSREAVHAARADIAARLGLDRWAHDVLFSCRRFKQQGACYLTDASR; encoded by the coding sequence ATGGGTTGTCATGGCGCACATGCGGTCGAACCCGAAGCGACGCAGATCCCCGTTACCGTAGCCGGTTCAAGCATCTTCCGCCTCCTCAACGACTTCCAGCGCGGTTTTCCGCTTGTAGATCGACCCTTTGCGGCGCTTGCGGCCGCATGTGGCCTGCGCGAAGACGAGGTGTTGGATGCACTTCACGCATGGCGGGCGTCGGGCGTCATCAGTCGCGTCGGCGCGGTGTTCGCTCCGCGCCGCATCGGCGCCAGCGCCTTGGCTGCACTCGCCGCACCGGCCGAAAGGCTCGAGGAGATCGCCGCTCGCGTCAGCGCGGTTGCCGAGGTCAATCACAATTACCAGCGCGAGCACGCGTACAACCTGTGGTTCGTCGTCACCGCGGCATCGTCGGGACGGTTGCAGGACATCGTCGCCGGCATTGAGCGGGACACGCGCTGTGGCGTGATCGTGTTGCCGTTGGAAGAGGAGTTCCACATCGATCTCGGCTTCGATCTGACTGGTGGCGGCGCGGCACGCGGGGGAAGCCGGGACGCGGTCATCTTGGCGCAGCCGATTGCGACGGAGGCTTGTGCGTTGCCGGGGCTGGAGCGCGAGCTGATGCGCGCGCTGCAGGACGGCCTGCCACTCGAGTCGCGTCCGTTCGATGCGTTGGGGCGCAGGGCCGGGATCAGCGAGGCGATGGTCATCGAATTGCTTGAGCGCTGGCTCGCCGAGGGCATCGTCAAGCGCTTCGGGATCGTCGTGCGCCATCACGAACTCGGTTTTCATGCCAACGCAATGTGCGTCTGGGACGTTCCGGACGAGGGGGTGAGCCGCGTCGGCCGCCTGCTCGCAGCCGAGCAGGCGGTCACGTTGTGCTATCGCCGCCGGCGTGTGCTGCCCGGCTGGCCTTACAATCTTTTCTGCATGATACATGGGCGTTCGCGCGAGGCCGTCCACGCGGCACGTGCCGACATTGCGGCGCGGCTCGGCCTCGACCGCTGGGCGCACGATGTGCTCTTCAGTTGCCGCCGCTTCAAGCAGCAGGGGGCCTGTTACCTGACGGACGCCAGTCGATGA
- a CDS encoding cytochrome D1 domain-containing protein has translation MLHLIVKYMWWIPVVVLLSACATQPPLRGTGDLGIVIERATGQVQVIETSGRSSLAQVSGLGDLSHASVVFSRDGRYAYVFGRDGGLTKVDLLTARIVGRVVQAGNSIGGAVSQDGRLVVAQNYEPGGIKAFDADTLELVADVPAEFGSEGKRSKVVGLADLPGNRFIYSLFDANEIRVTDLSDPRNPKTERYPAGKQPYDALVTPDGRYYIAGLFGEDGLSMLDLWQPGQGVHTILPGYGRGEQALPVYKMPHLRGWAVAAGRAYLPAIGRHEVLVVELGSWKEVARIPVKSQPVFVMARPDGREVWVNFAFPDNGWMQVIDTFTNRLVDSFQPGRAILHLEFTPKGEAVWISARDDNKVAIYDTRSRQKITELPAASPSGIFFTSRAFRTGF, from the coding sequence ATGCTGCATCTGATCGTGAAATACATGTGGTGGATTCCGGTAGTGGTGCTCTTGTCGGCATGTGCGACGCAGCCGCCGCTGCGTGGCACTGGCGACCTCGGGATCGTAATCGAGCGCGCGACGGGGCAGGTGCAGGTGATCGAGACATCCGGCCGCAGCTCGCTCGCGCAGGTTTCGGGACTCGGCGACCTCTCGCATGCGTCGGTCGTCTTTTCCCGCGACGGGCGATATGCCTATGTGTTCGGGCGCGACGGCGGGCTCACCAAGGTCGATCTGCTCACCGCCAGGATCGTCGGGCGCGTCGTGCAGGCGGGCAATTCGATCGGCGGGGCCGTCTCGCAGGATGGTCGCCTGGTGGTGGCGCAGAATTACGAACCCGGTGGGATCAAGGCCTTCGACGCCGACACGCTGGAACTCGTGGCCGACGTTCCGGCCGAATTCGGTTCGGAGGGCAAGCGCTCGAAAGTGGTCGGTCTCGCCGACTTGCCGGGCAATCGCTTCATCTATTCGCTCTTCGACGCGAACGAAATCCGCGTCACCGATCTCTCCGACCCGAGGAATCCGAAGACGGAGCGCTATCCGGCCGGAAAGCAGCCCTATGATGCCTTGGTCACCCCGGACGGCCGCTACTATATTGCGGGCCTGTTTGGTGAGGACGGCCTGTCCATGCTTGATCTCTGGCAGCCCGGGCAGGGCGTGCATACGATCCTGCCCGGCTACGGTCGCGGTGAACAGGCGCTGCCGGTGTACAAGATGCCGCATTTGCGCGGCTGGGCGGTCGCCGCCGGACGTGCCTATCTGCCGGCGATCGGCCGGCATGAGGTCCTCGTTGTCGAGCTCGGGAGCTGGAAGGAAGTTGCCCGCATTCCGGTGAAAAGCCAGCCCGTGTTCGTCATGGCGCGGCCGGACGGGCGCGAGGTGTGGGTGAATTTCGCCTTTCCGGACAACGGCTGGATGCAGGTCATCGACACCTTCACTAACCGGCTCGTAGATAGTTTCCAGCCGGGCCGCGCGATCCTGCATCTGGAATTCACGCCCAAGGGCGAGGCGGTATGGATCTCCGCGCGCGACGACAACAAGGTTGCGATATACGACACCCGCAGCCGTCAGAAGATCACTGAACTTCCCGCTGCCAGTCCGAGCGGAATTTTCTTTACCAGCCGCGCGTTCCGCACGGGGTTCTGA
- a CDS encoding c-type cytochrome: MPTMPAFAQQTAPQPERVRELVHLVRQDCGSCHGLTLQGGLGPALTVAALREKPRDSLVATILGGRPGTPMPPFRGIVVEDEAAWIVERLQEGFPVDAGAAR, encoded by the coding sequence ATGCCGACCATGCCCGCATTCGCTCAGCAGACGGCACCTCAGCCAGAGCGGGTGCGCGAATTGGTGCATCTGGTGCGCCAGGACTGCGGCTCCTGTCACGGACTCACGCTGCAGGGCGGATTGGGACCGGCGCTGACGGTGGCGGCCCTGCGCGAGAAGCCGCGCGACAGCCTTGTCGCCACCATCCTTGGCGGCCGCCCCGGCACGCCGATGCCGCCCTTCCGAGGCATCGTCGTGGAGGACGAGGCAGCGTGGATTGTCGAGCGACTTCAAGAAGGTTTTCCGGTAGATGCGGGTGCCGCGCGTTGA
- the cobA gene encoding uroporphyrinogen-III C-methyltransferase: MSTHNGVTDPRQCSVGNAFRSVGKVYLVGAGPGDPDLLTLKAARLIEHAKVVVYDHLVGKGVLALVNRNARLIYVGKESGNHALPQDQINGLLVELARSGVDVVRLKGGDPFMFGRGGEEMEELVDHGVACEVVPGITAACGISACTGMPLTHRDHARSVVFTTGHLKDGSVNLDWPALARPNQTVVIYMGLGALDIICCELIAHGLPRDTPAAVVHAGTTSRQITLTDRVDRLAGAVKRAGIKSPALIMVGSIVSLHGLLGQISQHEELALTA; encoded by the coding sequence ATGAGCACGCACAACGGCGTCACCGACCCGAGGCAGTGCAGCGTCGGCAACGCATTCCGCTCCGTCGGCAAGGTCTACCTGGTCGGCGCCGGCCCCGGCGATCCGGACCTGCTCACACTGAAGGCGGCGCGCCTGATCGAACATGCGAAAGTGGTCGTCTATGACCATCTCGTCGGCAAAGGCGTCCTTGCACTGGTCAATCGCAACGCACGGCTTATATACGTGGGCAAGGAATCGGGTAACCATGCACTGCCACAGGACCAGATCAACGGTCTTCTCGTCGAACTCGCACGCTCCGGCGTCGATGTCGTGCGGCTCAAGGGCGGTGACCCTTTCATGTTCGGACGCGGCGGCGAGGAGATGGAGGAACTGGTCGACCACGGCGTCGCGTGCGAGGTCGTGCCGGGCATCACGGCCGCCTGCGGCATCTCTGCCTGTACGGGCATGCCCCTGACCCATCGGGATCACGCGCGCTCGGTGGTGTTTACGACCGGCCATCTCAAGGACGGTAGCGTGAACCTGGACTGGCCAGCACTCGCACGCCCAAATCAGACGGTGGTCATCTACATGGGTCTGGGCGCACTCGACATCATCTGCTGCGAACTCATCGCCCACGGCCTTCCACGCGACACGCCGGCCGCCGTGGTCCACGCCGGCACGACCAGTCGCCAGATCACGCTTACGGACCGGGTCGATCGTCTTGCGGGAGCCGTGAAGCGCGCCGGAATAAAGTCACCTGCGCTGATCATGGTCGGCTCTATCGTTTCACTGCATGGTCTCCTAGGCCAGATTTCGCAGCACGAGGAACTCGCGCTCACGGCTTGA
- a CDS encoding nitrite reductase — MSKQGKWLSGAIILASMPLAIAQAFAEEPKHIGEAEAKYQAGGSPLADVDLYKDSNPDAPKMSKAEFDKARNIYFQRCAGCHGVLRKGATGKPLTPDITLARGSEYLKVFIKYGSPAGMPNWGTSGELTDDEVDLMARYIQQTAPTPPEFGMADMKQTWKVIVPPEQRPKKKMNNYNISNIFSTTLRDSGEVALIDGDTKKIINIVKTGYAVHISRISASGRYLFVIGRDARVNMIDLWMEKPDNVAEIRIGLEARSVDTSKFKGYEDKLAIAGAYWPPQFVIMNGDTLEPLKIVSTRGLTVDTQEYHPEPRVASIVASHFKPEFVVNVKETGKTMMVDYSDITNLKMTEIGSARFLHDGGWDLSKRYFMVAANQSNKIAAIDAKEGKLAGMVEVGKIPHPGRGANFVHPKYGPVWATGHLGDESIALIGTDPKNHKQYAWKLVENLKSQGGGSLFIKTHPKSNHLYVDNPLHPEAKVSQSVAVYDLKNLQGGYKVLPIGDWAGLKDDGAKRVVQPEYNKDGNEVWFSVWSAKDKESAIVIVDDKTLELKTVIKDPKLITPTGHFNVYNTQHDVY; from the coding sequence ATGAGTAAGCAAGGTAAATGGCTGTCCGGCGCAATCATCCTCGCCAGCATGCCGCTGGCCATCGCACAGGCCTTTGCGGAAGAGCCAAAGCACATCGGCGAGGCTGAGGCCAAGTATCAGGCTGGCGGCTCGCCGTTGGCCGATGTGGACCTGTACAAGGACAGCAACCCTGACGCTCCCAAGATGAGCAAGGCCGAATTCGACAAGGCCCGCAACATCTACTTCCAGCGCTGTGCCGGCTGCCACGGCGTGTTGCGCAAGGGCGCGACCGGAAAGCCGCTTACACCCGACATCACGTTGGCGCGCGGCAGCGAATACCTGAAGGTCTTCATCAAGTACGGATCGCCGGCAGGCATGCCAAACTGGGGCACCTCCGGCGAACTCACCGACGACGAAGTCGACCTGATGGCGCGCTATATCCAGCAGACGGCGCCCACCCCGCCGGAGTTCGGCATGGCCGACATGAAACAGACGTGGAAGGTCATCGTTCCGCCCGAGCAGCGGCCGAAGAAGAAGATGAACAACTACAACATCTCCAACATCTTCTCGACCACGCTGCGCGACAGTGGGGAAGTGGCGCTGATCGACGGCGACACGAAGAAGATCATCAATATCGTCAAGACCGGTTATGCGGTGCATATCTCCCGCATCTCGGCATCAGGTCGCTACCTCTTCGTGATCGGTCGCGACGCCCGCGTCAATATGATCGATCTGTGGATGGAAAAGCCCGACAACGTTGCCGAAATCCGCATCGGTCTCGAAGCGCGTTCGGTGGACACGTCGAAGTTCAAGGGATACGAGGACAAGCTGGCGATCGCCGGCGCGTACTGGCCGCCGCAGTTCGTGATCATGAACGGCGACACGCTCGAGCCGCTCAAGATCGTGTCCACCCGCGGCCTCACGGTGGATACGCAGGAATATCATCCCGAACCGCGCGTGGCCTCGATCGTCGCCTCGCACTTCAAGCCCGAGTTCGTCGTCAACGTGAAGGAAACCGGCAAGACGATGATGGTCGATTACTCGGACATCACCAACCTGAAGATGACCGAGATCGGGTCCGCACGTTTCCTGCATGACGGAGGGTGGGATCTCTCGAAGCGCTACTTCATGGTAGCCGCGAACCAGTCGAACAAGATCGCCGCGATCGACGCCAAGGAAGGCAAGCTCGCCGGCATGGTTGAAGTGGGCAAGATCCCGCACCCGGGACGCGGCGCCAATTTCGTCCATCCGAAGTATGGCCCGGTGTGGGCGACCGGCCACCTCGGCGACGAATCGATCGCCCTGATCGGCACCGACCCGAAGAACCACAAGCAATACGCGTGGAAGCTCGTCGAGAACCTGAAGAGCCAGGGCGGCGGTTCGCTGTTCATCAAGACGCACCCGAAGTCGAACCACCTTTATGTGGATAACCCGCTGCATCCGGAGGCCAAGGTCAGCCAGTCGGTCGCCGTGTATGATCTGAAGAACCTGCAGGGCGGCTACAAGGTTCTGCCGATCGGCGATTGGGCGGGTCTGAAGGACGACGGTGCCAAGCGCGTGGTGCAGCCCGAGTACAACAAGGACGGCAACGAGGTCTGGTTCTCGGTGTGGTCGGCAAAGGACAAGGAGTCGGCGATCGTCATCGTCGATGACAAGACCCTGGAGCTGAAGACCGTGATCAAGGATCCCAAGCTGATCACACCGACGGGCCACTTCAACGTGTACAACACGCAACACGACGTCTACTAA
- a CDS encoding GlsB/YeaQ/YmgE family stress response membrane protein, translated as MSLIATIVIGFIVGLLARLLHPGRDGLGIIMTTLLGIGGAMLAGYGGQFLGLYRPGQPAGFVGSVIGAIVILFVVSRLKK; from the coding sequence ATGTCCCTGATCGCCACCATCGTCATCGGTTTCATCGTCGGCTTGCTTGCCCGCCTGCTGCATCCGGGGAGGGACGGCCTCGGCATCATCATGACGACGCTGCTCGGAATTGGCGGCGCGATGCTCGCGGGCTACGGCGGCCAGTTTCTCGGCCTCTACCGCCCGGGCCAGCCCGCCGGCTTCGTCGGCTCGGTCATCGGCGCGATCGTGATCCTGTTTGTCGTCTCGCGCCTGAAGAAGTAA
- a CDS encoding 3'-5' exonuclease yields MPVLVFDIETIPDVAGIRVLNGLPDELSDYEVAEFAFQQRRAVGGSDFLQHHLQRVVTISCALRDANQFRVFSLSEPDSCEGEIIQRFFDGIERYTPQIVSWNGGGFDLPVLHYRGLRHGVSAPRYWDQGEGDYHDSRDFKWNNYIGRYHSRHLDLMDLLAMYQPRANAPLDELAKLMGFPGKLGMDGSAVWPAWQEGRIAEIRDYCETDVVNTYLVYLGFQRMRGQLDTAAYEAELDVVRQSLARIDAPHWKEFLAAWPAART; encoded by the coding sequence ATGCCGGTGCTCGTGTTCGATATCGAAACCATTCCGGATGTGGCCGGCATCCGCGTGCTCAACGGGCTGCCCGATGAGCTCAGCGACTACGAGGTTGCCGAATTCGCTTTCCAGCAGCGCCGCGCCGTGGGCGGGAGCGATTTCCTGCAGCATCACCTCCAGCGCGTGGTGACGATTTCCTGCGCGTTGCGCGATGCGAATCAGTTCCGCGTGTTTTCGCTGTCGGAGCCGGACAGCTGCGAGGGAGAGATCATCCAGCGCTTCTTCGACGGCATCGAGCGTTACACGCCGCAGATCGTGTCGTGGAATGGCGGCGGGTTCGATCTGCCGGTCTTGCATTACCGGGGATTGCGACATGGGGTGTCCGCACCGCGCTACTGGGACCAAGGTGAAGGTGATTACCATGACTCGCGCGATTTCAAGTGGAACAACTACATTGGCCGCTATCACAGCCGACATCTAGACTTGATGGATTTGCTGGCGATGTACCAGCCGCGTGCGAATGCGCCGCTGGATGAGCTCGCCAAACTGATGGGATTCCCGGGCAAGCTCGGAATGGATGGTTCGGCGGTGTGGCCGGCCTGGCAGGAGGGGAGAATTGCCGAAATCCGCGACTACTGCGAGACCGATGTCGTGAATACCTATCTCGTGTATCTCGGTTTCCAGCGCATGCGTGGCCAGCTCGACACCGCGGCCTACGAGGCCGAGCTGGATGTCGTGCGCCAGTCCCTCGCGCGCATCGATGCGCCGCACTGGAAGGAATTTCTCGCCGCCTGGCCGGCGGCTCGCACATAG
- the cysM gene encoding cysteine synthase CysM, with amino-acid sequence MEFKTLDDYVGQTPLVRLQRIGAGRNNVILAKLEGNNPAGSVKDRPAMSMIVHAERRGDIRPGDTLIEATSGNTGIALAMAAAIRGYRMILVMPENQSVERRQTMRAFGAELVLTPREGGMEMARDVAERMRDEGKGIILDQFGNPDNPLAHYEATGPEIWEQTGGRITHFVSSMGTTGTIMGCSRFLKEKNPSTSIIGCQPEEGSQIPGIRKWPEAYLPRIYEKPRVDALEYVSQADAEEMTRRLAREEGIFAGISSGGAIHVAVRLAARLENAVIVSIVCDRGDRYLSTGVFPG; translated from the coding sequence ATGGAATTCAAGACGCTCGATGATTATGTAGGTCAGACTCCGCTGGTGCGCCTGCAGCGCATCGGCGCTGGCCGCAACAACGTGATCCTGGCCAAGCTCGAAGGCAACAATCCTGCCGGATCGGTGAAGGATCGTCCGGCAATGTCGATGATCGTGCATGCCGAGCGGCGCGGCGACATCCGTCCCGGCGATACCTTGATCGAAGCGACGAGCGGGAACACCGGCATCGCGCTCGCCATGGCGGCGGCAATCCGGGGCTACCGCATGATCCTCGTCATGCCGGAGAACCAGAGTGTGGAGCGTCGCCAGACGATGCGCGCCTTCGGCGCCGAACTGGTGCTGACACCTCGCGAGGGAGGCATGGAGATGGCGCGCGACGTCGCCGAGCGCATGCGTGATGAGGGCAAGGGCATCATCCTTGACCAGTTTGGCAATCCGGACAATCCCTTGGCGCATTACGAGGCGACCGGACCGGAGATCTGGGAGCAGACGGGCGGGCGTATCACCCACTTCGTGAGCAGCATGGGAACGACGGGTACGATCATGGGTTGCTCGCGCTTCCTGAAGGAAAAGAATCCCTCGACCAGCATCATCGGTTGCCAGCCCGAGGAGGGATCGCAGATCCCCGGCATCCGCAAGTGGCCGGAGGCCTATCTGCCGCGCATCTACGAGAAACCGCGGGTTGATGCGCTGGAGTACGTGAGCCAGGCCGATGCCGAGGAGATGACGCGGCGGCTCGCGCGGGAGGAGGGCATCTTCGCGGGGATTTCGTCGGGTGGGGCGATACACGTGGCCGTGCGTCTCGCCGCCAGGCTGGAGAATGCCGTGATCGTCTCAATCGTCTGCGACCGCGGTGACCGTTATCTGTCGACGGGCGTGTTTCCCGGCTGA
- a CDS encoding UDP-glucose dehydrogenase family protein, translating into MKITVVGTGYVGLVSGACLADVGNDVLCLDVDPAKIRTLEEGGIPIHEPGLLEIVRRNVAAGRLSFTTDVEYAARFGAIQFIAVGTPPDEDGSADLQYVLAAARNIGRHMDGYRVVVNKSTVPVGTGDKVRAAIAAELGARGADLSFSVVSNPEFLKEGAAVEDFMRPDRIIVGAEDERAIQLMRELYGPFQRNHEKLLVMDVRSAELTKYAANAMLATRISFMNELANLAEVLGADIELVRQGIGSDPRIGWHFLYAGCGYGGSCFPKDVKALVSTGREHGRDLLILNSVEQANDAQKLRLVDKIVARFGPDLSGMHFGLWGLAFKPNTDDMRDAPSRVVIGELFRRGATVAAYDPVAMSEARRIFGDDPRLRYVDRPMAALEGADALVIVTEWKEFRSPDFVRVRELLRHPVVFDGRNMYEPVTMKRAGLEYHGIGRS; encoded by the coding sequence ATGAAGATCACCGTCGTCGGTACCGGCTATGTGGGGCTCGTCAGCGGGGCCTGTCTGGCCGATGTGGGTAACGACGTGCTGTGCCTGGACGTCGATCCAGCGAAGATCCGTACCCTCGAGGAGGGTGGGATCCCGATCCACGAACCTGGCCTGCTGGAGATCGTGCGGCGCAACGTCGCAGCGGGACGCCTTTCGTTTACGACCGATGTGGAATATGCGGCCAGGTTCGGCGCGATCCAGTTCATCGCGGTCGGCACTCCTCCGGACGAGGACGGCTCGGCGGACCTGCAGTACGTGCTGGCTGCGGCGCGGAACATCGGCCGTCACATGGACGGTTATCGGGTAGTGGTCAACAAGTCGACTGTGCCGGTGGGCACGGGTGACAAGGTTCGTGCTGCAATCGCCGCGGAACTCGGGGCGAGGGGAGCCGACCTTTCGTTCAGCGTCGTGTCGAACCCGGAGTTCCTGAAGGAAGGGGCTGCGGTCGAAGATTTCATGCGCCCGGACCGCATCATCGTGGGCGCGGAGGACGAGCGCGCGATCCAGTTGATGCGGGAACTCTACGGGCCGTTCCAGCGCAATCACGAGAAGCTGCTGGTGATGGACGTGCGCAGCGCCGAACTGACCAAGTACGCCGCGAATGCGATGCTTGCGACCCGCATCAGTTTCATGAACGAGCTGGCGAACTTGGCCGAGGTGCTGGGGGCCGACATCGAGTTGGTGCGTCAAGGCATAGGCTCGGATCCGCGCATCGGCTGGCACTTCCTGTACGCCGGCTGCGGCTATGGCGGGTCGTGTTTTCCGAAGGATGTGAAGGCGCTTGTCAGCACCGGACGCGAGCATGGGCGCGACCTGTTGATCCTGAACTCGGTCGAGCAGGCGAACGACGCGCAGAAGCTGCGATTGGTGGACAAGATCGTGGCGCGCTTCGGGCCCGATCTTTCGGGAATGCATTTTGGTTTGTGGGGGCTCGCCTTCAAGCCCAATACAGACGACATGCGCGATGCACCGAGCCGGGTTGTGATCGGCGAGCTGTTCCGCCGCGGCGCGACGGTCGCGGCCTACGATCCGGTGGCCATGAGCGAGGCGCGCCGCATTTTCGGCGACGACCCGCGGCTGCGGTACGTCGATCGTCCAATGGCGGCGCTCGAGGGGGCCGATGCGCTGGTGATCGTCACCGAGTGGAAGGAATTCCGGAGCCCCGATTTCGTCCGAGTCCGTGAGCTGCTGCGTCATCCGGTGGTCTTCGACGGTCGCAACATGTACGAGCCGGTGACGATGAAGCGTGCCGGCCTCGAATATCACGGGATCGGTAGAAGCTGA